A part of Desulfobacter sp. genomic DNA contains:
- a CDS encoding GAF domain-containing protein — protein MSDKPNYQSLEQQIKRLEQTVARVRRAEAVNKTLFHIASALNTSATLQDLYRSIHRHLSSLMDMTNFFIAVYYKDKNAIQYVFRRDEAADFSPKWIYNFSENPSLTGDVILSRAPLLLDEGQLDELGAKGRVLGRLPKNWLGVPLMIHGDILGVMAVKSYTNPIKYNQDHVELLSFVSETIAVAIEKKRAENELKQARKKLIRSQKLEAIGTLAGGIAHDFNNTLSITLGNINLAQMIANSDPIKEYLADAEQSVLQAKELASKFVVFSKGGGIHVKSHIEVQGFIKTILGELKKEKGIDCRLKIRDLPPVMEADQDQLREAVKNIVINGAEACGMAGQIRVAAGIHPDKHGMIMISVTDHGRGISDENIEKVFDPYFSTKPMGNNKGTGLGLSIAWAIVKNHQGTIAVESSPGQGTRVDIILPVFQKESPGTKSAVAAADKPPLPRPAARKPLVLFMDDDVMILEITKKILERLGYEPVLARNGEEAVEKYQSCLVAGKIIGKVILDLEVKRGMGGVETMERLLALNPGIKGIVASGYSEDPAMEEYAGFGFSAALSKPFSIETLKRALKDL, from the coding sequence ATGAGTGATAAACCCAATTACCAATCCCTTGAACAGCAGATTAAACGACTGGAGCAGACCGTCGCCAGAGTCCGGCGGGCCGAAGCGGTCAACAAAACACTTTTCCATATCGCCAGCGCCCTGAATACCAGTGCGACGCTCCAGGACCTTTACCGTTCCATCCACAGGCACCTCTCTTCCCTGATGGATATGACCAATTTTTTTATTGCGGTCTATTACAAGGATAAGAACGCCATCCAGTATGTCTTCCGAAGGGATGAGGCAGCGGATTTTTCTCCCAAGTGGATTTACAATTTCAGTGAAAACCCCTCCCTCACCGGAGATGTTATTTTAAGCCGGGCCCCCCTGCTCCTGGATGAAGGCCAGCTCGATGAACTGGGGGCAAAAGGTAGGGTTCTGGGCCGGCTGCCCAAAAACTGGCTGGGCGTCCCCCTGATGATCCATGGGGATATCCTGGGGGTCATGGCCGTGAAGAGCTATACCAATCCCATCAAGTACAACCAGGATCACGTGGAACTGCTCAGCTTTGTTTCGGAAACCATTGCCGTGGCCATTGAAAAAAAACGGGCTGAAAATGAGCTCAAACAGGCCCGGAAAAAACTGATCCGCTCCCAGAAACTGGAGGCCATCGGCACCCTGGCCGGGGGCATTGCCCATGACTTTAACAACACCCTGTCCATCACCCTGGGCAATATCAACCTGGCCCAGATGATCGCCAATTCAGATCCCATTAAAGAATACCTGGCCGATGCCGAGCAATCGGTACTCCAGGCAAAGGAATTGGCATCCAAGTTTGTGGTTTTCTCCAAGGGCGGCGGTATTCATGTTAAGTCCCATATTGAGGTCCAGGGCTTCATCAAAACGATTCTGGGGGAGTTGAAAAAGGAAAAGGGCATCGACTGTCGTCTAAAAATTCGGGACCTGCCGCCGGTGATGGAGGCGGACCAGGACCAGCTCCGGGAGGCGGTGAAAAATATTGTTATCAATGGGGCTGAAGCCTGTGGCATGGCCGGGCAGATCCGGGTGGCGGCCGGTATTCATCCGGACAAGCACGGAATGATCATGATCTCCGTTACCGACCACGGCCGGGGCATTTCCGATGAAAATATCGAAAAGGTTTTCGATCCTTATTTTTCCACCAAACCCATGGGCAATAACAAGGGTACGGGCTTGGGGCTTTCAATTGCCTGGGCCATCGTGAAAAACCACCAGGGAACCATTGCCGTTGAATCCAGCCCGGGACAGGGCACCCGGGTGGACATCATTCTGCCGGTATTCCAGAAGGAAAGCCCTGGAACCAAATCCGCTGTTGCCGCCGCAGACAAGCCCCCGCTCCCCAGGCCCGCCGCCCGGAAGCCCCTGGTGCTCTTTATGGATGACGATGTGATGATCCTTGAAATCACCAAAAAGATTCTTGAGCGCCTGGGGTACGAGCCCGTGCTGGCCAGGAACGGGGAAGAGGCCGTTGAAAAATACCAGTCCTGCCTGGTGGCCGGCAAAATCATCGGCAAGGTGATCCTGGACCTGGAGGTCAAGCGGGGCATGGGCGGGGTGGAAACCATGGAAAGGCTTTTGGCCCTGAACCCGGGCATCAAAGGCATTGTCGCCTCTGGCTATTCAGAGGACCCGGCCATGGAGGAGTATGCCGGTTTCGGATTTTCCGCGGCCCTGTCCAAACCCTTTTCCATTGAGACCCTGAAACGGGCCCTTAAAGATTTATAA
- a CDS encoding histidine--tRNA ligase: MQTIRGFRDILPENIALWQRVEQEAAALFSAFGYNEIRIPVLEKTGLFARSIGETTDIVEKEMYTFEDRKGDKLTLRPEATASICRSYIQHKMYASDPVRKFFLVGPMFRRERPQKGRYRQFYQIDAEVFGIASPYVDSELIFLLNELFKRLGLTGLSAHINSLGCPDCRPAFQQALLDFLGERKEALCENCRRRIEKNPLRILDCKSETCREALEGAPATVDHLCPDCDDHFAKVKASLEKQGVDFKVDKTLVRGLDYYTRTAWEIQTTALGAQSAVAGGGRYDRLVEELGGPATPAIGFAIGFDRLVEVMEQLGQGIENKGPDLFIVPLGEAALEKSFHWSCELNKSGLRTDTDFRGKSMKALMKRANKAGASHVLIAGDNELEENKAILRNMETKEQTDILLDNLVPELLALLKK; encoded by the coding sequence ATGCAGACCATACGCGGGTTTAGAGATATATTGCCGGAAAACATCGCCCTGTGGCAGCGGGTGGAACAGGAGGCCGCCGCCCTGTTCAGCGCCTTCGGATACAATGAAATCCGGATTCCGGTGCTGGAAAAAACCGGACTTTTTGCCAGGAGTATCGGAGAGACCACCGACATCGTTGAAAAGGAAATGTACACCTTTGAAGACCGGAAAGGGGACAAGCTGACCCTGAGGCCCGAAGCCACCGCCTCCATCTGCCGGTCCTATATCCAGCATAAGATGTATGCGTCGGATCCGGTCCGGAAATTTTTTCTCGTCGGCCCCATGTTCAGGCGGGAACGCCCCCAGAAGGGCAGATACCGCCAGTTCTACCAGATCGACGCCGAGGTGTTCGGCATTGCGTCCCCCTATGTTGACAGCGAATTGATATTCCTGCTCAACGAATTATTCAAACGCCTGGGATTGACGGGGCTGTCAGCACACATTAACAGCCTGGGGTGTCCGGATTGCCGCCCGGCATTCCAGCAGGCCCTGCTGGATTTTCTGGGGGAAAGAAAAGAGGCGCTCTGCGAAAACTGCCGCCGCAGGATCGAAAAAAATCCCCTGCGGATCCTGGACTGCAAGTCGGAAACCTGCAGAGAGGCCCTGGAGGGGGCGCCGGCCACCGTGGACCATCTCTGCCCGGACTGCGACGACCATTTTGCCAAGGTAAAGGCCTCACTGGAAAAACAAGGGGTGGATTTCAAGGTCGATAAAACCCTGGTCCGGGGGCTGGACTATTACACCAGAACGGCCTGGGAAATCCAGACCACCGCCCTGGGCGCCCAGTCTGCCGTTGCCGGCGGGGGGCGCTATGACCGCCTGGTGGAGGAGCTGGGAGGGCCCGCCACCCCGGCCATCGGTTTTGCCATCGGCTTCGACCGGCTGGTGGAGGTCATGGAGCAATTGGGCCAGGGCATCGAAAATAAAGGGCCGGACCTGTTCATCGTTCCCCTGGGAGAAGCGGCCCTGGAAAAGAGTTTCCACTGGTCCTGCGAGCTGAATAAATCGGGGCTGCGCACGGATACGGATTTCAGGGGAAAAAGCATGAAGGCCCTTATGAAACGGGCCAATAAGGCGGGGGCATCCCATGTACTCATTGCCGGGGACAACGAACTGGAAGAAAATAAAGCCATCCTTCGGAATATGGAAACCAAGGAGCAGACCGACATCCTCCTGGACAACCTGGTGCCTGAGCTTTTGGCCCTGTTAAAAAAATAA
- the aspS gene encoding aspartate--tRNA ligase, translating into MTDLLGDMKRTHSCIELGAAHVGQEVVLMGWVQHRRDHGGVIFVDLRDRNGITQIVFNPLVSEAVHAKAQEIRNEYVLGIRGRVAARPDDMVNPNMETGAIEIMVDELRIFSRAKTPAFQIEDRVEASESIRLQYRYLDLRRNQLKNNILARHKATMAIRNYLDGNGFIDIETPFLTKSTPEGARDYLVPSRVNQGEFYALPQSPQLFKQLLMIAGFDRYYQVVKCFRDEDLRADRQPEFTQIDMEMSFVDETQVMDIAEGLIKTIFKNVLDMDLTEPFPSLTYAEAMERFGLDRPDLRFGLELCNVSDIVEHADFKVFASVVKNGGLVKAINAKGCADFTRKQIDELTEFAAVYKAKGLAWIKIKEDQWQSPIAKFFSDAEKEELRERLDLEPGDIVFFVADQPKITNEALGQLRNELGRRLGLIDENEYKFTWVTHFPMFEYDEGEKRYQALHHPFTAPLESDLDKLETAPLEVNSRAYDLVLNGIEIGGGSIRIHDTELQAKILNCLGIGEEEAKEKFGFLLEALESGAPPHGGLAFGLDRLVMLLCKEDSIRNVIAFPKTQKATCVLTEAPSPAGPKQLQELAIKVSRPVE; encoded by the coding sequence GTGACTGATTTACTTGGAGATATGAAACGGACACACTCCTGCATCGAACTTGGGGCCGCCCATGTGGGACAGGAAGTGGTACTCATGGGATGGGTTCAGCACCGCCGGGACCACGGCGGGGTTATTTTTGTGGATCTGCGGGACCGGAATGGCATCACCCAGATCGTGTTTAACCCCCTGGTATCCGAGGCGGTCCATGCCAAAGCCCAGGAAATCAGGAACGAATATGTCCTGGGCATCCGGGGCCGTGTGGCCGCAAGGCCCGATGACATGGTCAACCCCAATATGGAAACCGGCGCCATCGAGATCATGGTTGACGAACTGCGGATTTTCTCCCGGGCCAAGACCCCGGCCTTCCAGATTGAAGACCGGGTGGAGGCCTCGGAAAGCATCCGGCTCCAGTACCGCTACCTGGACCTGCGCCGCAACCAGCTGAAAAACAATATCCTGGCCCGGCACAAAGCCACCATGGCCATCCGGAATTACCTGGACGGCAACGGATTCATCGATATTGAAACCCCCTTTCTCACCAAAAGCACCCCGGAAGGGGCAAGGGACTACCTGGTGCCCTCCAGGGTGAACCAGGGCGAATTCTATGCCCTGCCCCAGTCTCCCCAGCTCTTCAAGCAGCTGCTCATGATTGCAGGGTTCGACCGCTATTACCAGGTGGTCAAATGCTTCAGGGACGAGGACTTGAGGGCCGACCGCCAGCCGGAATTCACCCAGATCGATATGGAAATGTCCTTTGTGGATGAAACCCAGGTCATGGATATTGCCGAAGGGCTGATAAAAACCATTTTCAAAAATGTCTTGGACATGGATCTCACCGAGCCCTTCCCCAGCCTCACCTATGCCGAGGCCATGGAACGGTTCGGCCTGGACCGGCCCGACCTGAGATTCGGCCTGGAACTCTGCAATGTCTCTGACATCGTGGAGCACGCCGATTTCAAGGTATTCGCCTCGGTGGTTAAAAACGGCGGCCTGGTCAAGGCCATCAATGCCAAGGGCTGTGCCGACTTCACCAGGAAACAGATCGACGAACTCACCGAGTTCGCCGCCGTGTACAAGGCCAAGGGCCTGGCCTGGATCAAAATCAAGGAAGACCAGTGGCAGTCCCCCATTGCCAAATTCTTCTCCGACGCGGAAAAGGAGGAACTGAGGGAACGCCTGGATCTGGAACCCGGGGATATTGTATTCTTCGTGGCCGACCAGCCCAAGATTACCAACGAGGCCCTGGGCCAGCTGCGTAACGAACTGGGCCGCCGCCTGGGACTTATCGATGAAAACGAATACAAGTTCACCTGGGTCACCCACTTCCCCATGTTTGAATACGACGAGGGGGAAAAGCGTTACCAGGCCCTGCACCATCCATTCACAGCGCCCCTGGAATCAGACCTGGACAAACTGGAAACCGCTCCCCTGGAGGTCAACTCACGGGCCTACGACCTGGTGCTCAACGGCATTGAGATCGGCGGCGGCTCCATCCGTATCCACGACACCGAACTCCAGGCCAAGATCCTCAACTGTTTGGGGATCGGCGAGGAAGAGGCCAAGGAAAAATTCGGATTCCTCCTGGAAGCCCTGGAATCAGGGGCGCCCCCCCACGGCGGACTGGCCTTCGGCCTGGACCGCCTGGTGATGCTGCTGTGCAAGGAAGATTCCATCAGGAACGTCATTGCCTTCCCCAAAACCCAGAAGGCCACCTGTGTACTTACCGAGGCGCCGTCTCCGGCAGGCCCCAAACAGCTCCAGGAACTGGCCATCAAGGTCTCAAGACCCGTGGAATAA
- the minE gene encoding cell division topological specificity factor MinE, with the protein MLSGLLKRFTGQKKSSEAAKKRLQFSLIYDKLEVNDTTLVDLQTDIVNVISKYFEIDKDALELKVKRDDDVSALVFNTPILHVKRKKA; encoded by the coding sequence ATGCTAAGCGGATTGTTAAAACGGTTTACAGGACAGAAAAAAAGCAGCGAAGCTGCCAAAAAAAGGCTCCAATTCTCTCTTATCTACGACAAACTGGAAGTGAACGACACCACATTGGTCGATCTTCAGACCGATATTGTAAATGTGATTTCAAAGTATTTTGAAATTGACAAGGACGCCCTGGAATTGAAGGTGAAGCGGGACGATGATGTCTCCGCACTGGTATTCAATACCCCCATTCTCCATGTAAAAAGGAAAAAAGCCTAG
- the minD gene encoding septum site-determining protein MinD — translation MEGKIIVVTSGKGGVGKTTATSSIGAALALEGNRVAIVDMDIGLRNLDVVMGLENRIVFNIVDVVQGRCKIEQAAIRDRRIENLFLIPASQSDNKDVLTPAGVERVAKELRKKFDYIIMDSPAGIERGFENSIVGANEALVVCTPDVSAVRDADRVIGLLYSRSLEPRLVVNRIEPARVERGEMLSHEDVLEVLSIELAGLVPMDEKVLISSNTGTPLVLQNDSKAGKAFRRIARRLNGESDIPIEVPTHKTSMWNKISKTFGLK, via the coding sequence TTGGAAGGTAAAATCATTGTCGTAACATCGGGAAAGGGCGGCGTCGGTAAAACAACGGCAACCTCATCCATTGGTGCGGCCCTGGCCCTTGAAGGGAACCGGGTGGCCATCGTGGACATGGATATCGGCCTGAGAAACCTGGATGTGGTCATGGGGCTGGAAAACCGGATCGTATTCAATATCGTGGATGTGGTCCAGGGCCGGTGCAAAATTGAACAGGCTGCCATCCGGGACCGGCGCATCGAAAACCTTTTTCTTATTCCCGCCTCCCAGAGCGACAATAAAGACGTGCTGACCCCTGCGGGGGTGGAGCGGGTGGCCAAAGAGCTGCGTAAAAAATTCGATTATATCATCATGGATTCTCCGGCCGGCATTGAACGGGGATTTGAAAATTCCATCGTGGGCGCCAACGAGGCATTGGTGGTCTGTACTCCGGATGTTTCTGCGGTAAGGGATGCGGACCGGGTCATCGGCCTGCTCTATTCCCGTTCCCTGGAGCCCCGCCTCGTTGTCAACCGCATCGAACCGGCCCGGGTGGAGCGCGGGGAAATGCTCAGCCACGAGGATGTGCTGGAGGTGCTGTCCATCGAACTGGCAGGCCTGGTGCCCATGGATGAGAAGGTGCTGATTTCCTCCAATACCGGCACCCCCCTGGTCCTCCAGAATGATTCCAAGGCCGGCAAGGCCTTCCGCCGCATCGCCCGGCGGCTCAACGGCGAATCCGACATTCCCATTGAGGTGCCCACACATAAGACCAGCATGTGGAACAAAATCAGCAAAACATTCGGGCTAAAATAA